GAAAAGAGAGATCGTGTAAGAGAGGCTGAGGTTTTCCCAAAGCGTCCATGTATTCCTGCATTTTAAAGCATCCTTTTCGGAAAGAGGCTCGTGGGTGATGAGCAAGGGTTTCGATAAGGACTTGTTTTCCCTGAGAAGAGAGCTTTTCGAAGCAGACCATTGCTTGGAGGGTCAGAAGGTCTGCAGGGTCGGGGTGGAAGGTCCAGTATACTTTTCCTTTATCGATATATCTTGCTTGAATGGAGGGGAAGTCTCGTCGGATGAAGGTGAGACATTTAGGGCAAGAGAGGGAAAAGTACTCTGTCACGTGGAGGGGAGCATGAGGATCTCCATAAGAGATCGTATAGATCGAGGAGAGCTTTTCGAAACTCACGGAAGGTCTGAATGGGACCTCTTGAGCATGGAGCACTTTTTGGGAGATGAGGAGACTAAAGGCTGGAACGACCCCAAAAAAGAGTTTACAGATTTTTTGTCTAACCATGTTTCTTCTCCTTAGCTAGGGAGCGCTCGATTTCTAGCTTTTTTCGAAGGTTGTTCTCTCCTATCTTCACGCCATGGGTGAAGATGAGATCGATAACCCTTCCTGCAGCGACTTGTATTGAGGGTTGGAGCTGTTCGGCTCTTTTGATGTAGTAGTCTGCGAGTTTGTTAAGGGCTGTGTTGGCCCCTTGCATACCCGCATTTCTAAAGGTATCGACGTCGAGGATGGTTTGGCTATCTCCTACTTTCGAGAGCTTTTCGATGGTTTGGTTGTTGAGGGTGGCTTGTACCCCCTGCCCTATTCCTTGGAGGAAGGAGGCAAAGGCGGCTCTTGTAATGATGGAACCGGAGCGATCAACAACGATCCCTCTGACTCCTTCTCGTCCATCTTCTCCGGAGACGTAGGCGCTCACTTCTGTTTCTACAAAGTCTCCATTGGGCTCAACGAGGGTCATCCGGTCAGCGCGGACGTAGACGCGTTCGTTAGCGAGATCTCCATAGGCACTGGCTAGGATGACACTGTCCTTAAGAGCGACACGAACTTTGCGAGGAAGTTGTCCATTTTCTAGAGGACGAATGAGCATTTTTGCGGGTCCTTTGGGCTGTTGGACTCCGACACTGCAGTCAGCGGCGGAGACCAGGATGCAGCGAACGACCGTTCCCGCGGGGATGTAGGCGCTGACGTGAGGGGTTTCTTCGTCTTGGAATTCTTCTAATGAGGCGATTTTTATGGGGAGGTTGCAGTCTAGGGGGGAAGGGTTGTTTTCTTTTAGGTCTTTTTTGAGGGTGACTTTAAGGTCTTCGAGCTCTTCTTTGAGGAAAGAGACATTTTCTGAAGCGATTTGGGAGGATTTTTGTGTGACTTCTTGCAGGGTCTCTTTAAGTTCTTCTTGACTGGATACAAGAGAGGTTAAGATGTTCTCAAACTCGTCTTGCTTCCATTCAATCTGTGAAAGTCGGAAGTTTTTGGGTTCGAGACTATGAGAGGCGGTCTCTGGAGGAGAGGAATAAAAAGGTTCGGGAGGCTTAGAACCTTTTGAGTTTCCGCTAAATAGGGTAAAGGCTCCCCATAAGACTCCGATGATTCCGACGCAGATGAGGAGGTAGACCTTTTTCTGGGTTTTTAGGGTTTTTTGGTGAGGTGACTGAAGCTTTTCTTCTTTGGGCATACTAAAACTCCTTTTTCTTGGAGACAATGGCGAGTGTTTTCTCTTCGGGTTCTAAGTGAGTTTTTGAAACGAAGACCCAAAGGTCGTTGTCTCGCTTTAGAGCAGGAGGTTTTAGGGTCTCGAGCCTTTTAGAGTGGTTTTGGATTTCAAGAACTAGGATCTCTTCAAAAGGTCCTTCTAAGGTTCGGAGCATTTTTGCTGTAAAGGGGTTTTGTATGGGAATGCTTTGTTCTTGGGTGGGACGCACTCCGTATCCTTGAGGGATATTTCCCCAAAGGAGATCGTTTAAAAAGGAGATGGTGAGGGAGTGGTAGTCTGACAAGAGGGTTTCTTGAGGGGATGGGGAGGTTTCTTTTTCTTGGAGGACGATGACTTCTCCTGCTTTGGGCTCTGCAAAGACTTGGAAAGTTTGAGCCTCTCCTGAAAGGGTCATGATGGTGACGCTGGTGGGACATTTTTGGATCTCTTTTAGGGGGCTTAAGAAAGCTTGTCCTGTCTTTTTATGGAGGAAGCTTTGGAGGGTGTTTTCATCAAAGATGACGTCGGTAATAACGTCTCCTTCTACCATGATCCGGTTGGGAGAAGTGGAGGAAAGGGTCACTTCTATGGAAGATTTGGGGTCTAGGGTCTCTTCGACAAGGGCGCTGAGCATGGTGGTGCTTCCAATTGCTAAAAGAAAGAGTGTTTTTAGAAGGGGTTTCATAGTTTCTCCTGGGTCACGGTGGTGAGATAAAGTCTACCCTCCTCGCAGCGGAAGGAGAGGGTATATTTGAGTTTTTGAGAGTGAAGGAGGGTCTCCTTACTCTCTGGTTTTTCAATGTAGGTCTTTTGGATCCCTTCAATGACAAACGTGAGGTTTCTATCGGAGGCGTAGGAACGTATGGGCTTGAAAACGAAGGTGGCTTGGTCTTGAGTGAGGGTTTCTTTTTCTTTTAAAAGGGCTTTTTTTAGGGTGACATAGGCACTTGGGTGGGCATGGCAAAGGATTTGCTGATTTTTCCAAGAGATGTCGGAGGGGGTTCTTGTAAGTAGAAGGTCTGAAAGGTAGGTGCCGATGACGTTGAGGTACTCTTTGGAGGTACGGCTTTTTTCGACCCAAAAGGAGGGACCTGTGGTGGGGATAATGACGACGCGCTCCTCTTTATTTTGGATGGCAAAGCTTAACTTGATCACAGCAAGGCTTAGGGCGATGATGCAAAGAGCTAAGACATTGCGTTGGGAGGCAAGGGTTTTGAGCTTTTTTTGAAAGGTCTTGGTTTCCATCGTCTACCGAAGATAAAAGCGTTTATGGGAGGGGGGAAGGGCGACTTTAAACATCCGGTTGAAAACGGTTGTTGGCAAGTGCCAGTAGATAAGGCCGATGAGATAGTACTTTGGAAGGGCTCGAGCGACTTTTCTTCTCATCATAAAAAGGGAGCCTCCAATCAAGGCAAAAAGGATGAACTTTTTCAAGCAAATCCCCATATAGAGGGGGATAGCAAGACTCAAAAGGTCTGTAAGGGCCATCCCCATCAACATTTTCGGATTATCTAGGTATTTATAAAACCGTTTTTTCATCAGTGTTTAGATTGCTCGTTGTGGGTTTTGTTTTTGAAGATTTTTGTCCCTAAAACGGTGTCGATCACATCGGAGAAGTTTCCAAGGATGATTCCTATGAGAAGGGCGATCCCCACTCCTTTCCAGCTCCCTTTATACAGGGCCCAAACGCCGCTGCCTAAGATCACAGCCATAAAGATCCAAAAGAGTCCTGATCGATTGGAGACAATTGATTCGACTTGGACCTTGGTCTCCCCGAAGGCGGAGTTGATATCGCAAAACCCTAAAGAAGGAAGAAGAGTGAGGGTTAAGAAAAATAGTCCCAAGATAGACGTGGGGTGCCTTTTAATAAAGCGGATGAAGTTATGGGCTCCGTTTTTAAAATGTTTTGTCATTTCCATAATGAAATCCTCTTGTTATGCGTTTAGCTCCCCTATCGACTGAGGAGATGGTTGTGTTTTTCAATTAACGTTTGAAGCTCGCCATAGCGACGCATTTTTCTTGCATGGTCGTCCAAAATGAAGGCGATCGTTTTTTTGGTTTGTTTGGCTGTTTTCTTGGCCTGGGTGACATCTTTGCTGGTTTCAAGCTCAAATTTTAATAGAGCTAAAAGAGCCATGGCTCGTTTGTTGGGATCGGAGATCGTCCAGATCTCTTTGGTCACTTGCTTGACGCTTTTGAGTGCTTGCGACTTTTGTGTGGGATATTTTGCTGCTGCGATTTCGAGGTTAGCGATACACCTCCAGTGGAGAGCATAGAGATTATCTCGATGCTTTTCTGCTTCTGGGATGTTTCGAATAAGGAGAGCCTTGCGCACTCTTTTGATCCGAAAATTTTCGTCATGCTGGGTTTGAACGTCGGTTTTAAGGGCATCGGCTGCATATGCGACTTTTTCCCCGATCGTTGCACATCCAGAAAGGAGTGTGATGGAAAGAGGCACGACAACTAAAATGGTTTTGGGAAAAGCCGTCATTTTGTTCAAAATCCCCTTCACACTATTTCCTGAGCGCGATTTTGAAAAAATGGATGTTTTCTTTATCTTTAGTTTAAAGTAATTTTTTGCAATCATTTTATCCTCAATGATTTATACTTTTA
The DNA window shown above is from Candidatus Neptunochlamydia vexilliferae and carries:
- a CDS encoding TraK domain-containing protein, which encodes MKPLLKTLFLLAIGSTTMLSALVEETLDPKSSIEVTLSSTSPNRIMVEGDVITDVIFDENTLQSFLHKKTGQAFLSPLKEIQKCPTSVTIMTLSGEAQTFQVFAEPKAGEVIVLQEKETSPSPQETLLSDYHSLTISFLNDLLWGNIPQGYGVRPTQEQSIPIQNPFTAKMLRTLEGPFEEILVLEIQNHSKRLETLKPPALKRDNDLWVFVSKTHLEPEEKTLAIVSKKKEF
- a CDS encoding thioredoxin domain-containing protein; the encoded protein is MVRQKICKLFFGVVPAFSLLISQKVLHAQEVPFRPSVSFEKLSSIYTISYGDPHAPLHVTEYFSLSCPKCLTFIRRDFPSIQARYIDKGKVYWTFHPDPADLLTLQAMVCFEKLSSQGKQVLIETLAHHPRASFRKGCFKMQEYMDALGKPQPLLHDLSFLEKSQAFQKAFTYLKQPTVPAELPTIEINGKIHQEFPSLQWLDKTFAELLKRGSRHHQTSNSR
- the traL gene encoding type IV conjugative transfer system protein TraL, which codes for MKKRFYKYLDNPKMLMGMALTDLLSLAIPLYMGICLKKFILFALIGGSLFMMRRKVARALPKYYLIGLIYWHLPTTVFNRMFKVALPPSHKRFYLR
- a CDS encoding TraB/VirB10 family protein, with the translated sequence MPKEEKLQSPHQKTLKTQKKVYLLICVGIIGVLWGAFTLFSGNSKGSKPPEPFYSSPPETASHSLEPKNFRLSQIEWKQDEFENILTSLVSSQEELKETLQEVTQKSSQIASENVSFLKEELEDLKVTLKKDLKENNPSPLDCNLPIKIASLEEFQDEETPHVSAYIPAGTVVRCILVSAADCSVGVQQPKGPAKMLIRPLENGQLPRKVRVALKDSVILASAYGDLANERVYVRADRMTLVEPNGDFVETEVSAYVSGEDGREGVRGIVVDRSGSIITRAAFASFLQGIGQGVQATLNNQTIEKLSKVGDSQTILDVDTFRNAGMQGANTALNKLADYYIKRAEQLQPSIQVAAGRVIDLIFTHGVKIGENNLRKKLEIERSLAKEKKHG
- a CDS encoding TraE/TraK family type IV conjugative transfer system protein, with protein sequence METKTFQKKLKTLASQRNVLALCIIALSLAVIKLSFAIQNKEERVVIIPTTGPSFWVEKSRTSKEYLNVIGTYLSDLLLTRTPSDISWKNQQILCHAHPSAYVTLKKALLKEKETLTQDQATFVFKPIRSYASDRNLTFVIEGIQKTYIEKPESKETLLHSQKLKYTLSFRCEEGRLYLTTVTQEKL